TTTTAAAAAGAGTGGCGCCTGAAGCAATAATAATTTCGGTTGGTCAGAATAATGATTATCACCATCCACATCCGAGTGTAATGAAGAGATACAACGATCTTAAAACAAAATTATACCGGACTGACACTGACGGTACGGTTACAATAACGAGTGATGGTCAAACTTATAACATCGTTAAGGAGAAATAAAATGAAAGTAAAAGTAGTAATAGACCGATTCGAAGAGCATAATGCGGTACTTCTTATTGGTGAGGAAGAAATCGCTACAAACTGGCCGAGAACTGCTTTGCCGGAAGGTGCTGAAGAAGGCGATATTTTACAAGTAAATATTG
This portion of the Veillonellaceae bacterium genome encodes:
- a CDS encoding DUF3006 domain-containing protein, which gives rise to MKVKVVIDRFEEHNAVLLIGEEEIATNWPRTALPEGAEEGDILQVNIAIDGEATRLARSEAESLLRKILQKNQED